The Ancylobacter sp. SL191 nucleotide sequence GTAGTCGGTGATGTTGGTGACGCGACCCTTGAAGCGGGCCTGCACCGGGTACTTGGCCTCGATGCCCTCCCACGGATCGCCGAGGAGCTGCTTCATGCCCAGCGAGATGCGGTGCGTCTCGTGGTTGATCTTGATGATCTTCACCTTGACCGTCTGGCCGATGTTCAGCACTTCGGTCGGGTGGTTCACGCGGCGCCAGGCGATGTCGGTGACATGCAGCAGGCCGTCAATGCCGCCGAGATCCACGAACGCACCGTAATCGGTGATGTTCTTGACCACGCCGTCGATGACCTGACCCTCTTCGAGGTTCTGCACCAGCTCGTGACGCTGCTCGGCGCGGGTCTCTTCGAGAACCGTGCGGCGCGAGACGACGATGTTGCCGCGGCGGCGATCCATCTTGAGGATCTGGAAGGGCTGCGGGTTGTGCATCAGCGGGCCGACGTCGCGGATCGGACGGATGTCCACCTGCGAGCGCGGCAGGAAGGCCACGGCGCCGTCGAGATCGACGGTGAAGCCGCCCTTCACCTGGTTGAAGATCACGCCGGTGACCTTCTCGGTGGCGTTGAACGCCTTTTCGAGGCGGACCCAGCTCTCTTCGCGGCGGGCCTTGTCGCGCGACAGGACGGCTTCGCCCAGCGCGTTCTCGACGCGCTCGAGATAGACCTCGACCTCGTCGCCGACCTTGATCTGCTGGTCACGGCCCGGGCCGGCGAATTCGCGCAGCGCCACGCGGCCTTCGGTCTTCAGGCCGATGTCGATGATCGCGAGATCCTTCTCGATCGCGACGACAATGCCCTTGACCACCGCGCCTTCGGCCGGCTCGGTCTGGTTGAAGCTCTCTTCGAGCATCGCGGCGAAATCATCGCGCGCGGCGCTGAGGGTTTGAGTAGCGGACATCAATACTCCTGTTGCCAATG carries:
- the rpsA gene encoding 30S ribosomal protein S1; amino-acid sequence: MSATQTLSAARDDFAAMLEESFNQTEPAEGAVVKGIVVAIEKDLAIIDIGLKTEGRVALREFAGPGRDQQIKVGDEVEVYLERVENALGEAVLSRDKARREESWVRLEKAFNATEKVTGVIFNQVKGGFTVDLDGAVAFLPRSQVDIRPIRDVGPLMHNPQPFQILKMDRRRGNIVVSRRTVLEETRAEQRHELVQNLEEGQVIDGVVKNITDYGAFVDLGGIDGLLHVTDIAWRRVNHPTEVLNIGQTVKVKIIKINHETHRISLGMKQLLGDPWEGIEAKYPVQARFKGRVTNITDYGAFVELEPGIEGLIHVSEMSWTKKNVHPGKIVATSQEVEVAILEVDPVKRRISLGLKQTLQNPWDAFAEKYPAGATVEGEVKNKTEFGLFLGLDGDVDGMVHLSDLDWNRPGEQVIDEFKKGDVIKAVVLDVDVEKERISLGVKQLAGDPFQDAGELRKGAIVTCEVIDVKDGGVDVKIAGSDMTTFVKRSELARDRGDQRPDRFAVGEKFDARVILFDRKARKVQVSIKALEIAEEKEAVAQFGSQDSGASLGDILGAALKKASEKAD